Proteins encoded in a region of the Fusarium falciforme chromosome 6, complete sequence genome:
- a CDS encoding Fungal-trans domain-containing protein — protein sequence MAAILQANICETQNTQASTTRATASREEILKLVEPHHMYAHVSDGSVLTGPPLVIVEAMIEPYFEMVNPHMPLWTKKSFCYLMESAPESSNASDKRAYDVCANNLVLLTLQAKSLHSRAVSSRTSTEASRASSIDMDLIKSFIANAKRALENVELLLLNPSLLTLQALLSLCLVAQTSLSEDVAALVFSFAVHVAKSIGLRHWSPANTTERANAEECQEKQQVMYCMVCLSRALAWASGLSFNLPSVDLLERSLSTSSTTSHLVTRVALLRLEEQIYSVLYSDEATDQGPSATGKVALSQGRKLDDWAASHPEELDEGQYSGTLNGKLCHDLAVRFYSIQALVLWRIPGDASMSPSILGVARRSLRFFQRLWTVTSERGHHLDLALLVASYPPVPFFELSRHALTNRQASDEDWELLHSFSSMIRMFSEWAEENSLMKRLLKFCDIMLHLIDADREEKSSRRPESRPASVGQAYIHTLEPIPGNMVPIVHPYGGDSVASSSRSTSTPISGFAQPMHPTSDTEPVSLPTVSESIISSSLGSFDGVFGGRLSPIGDLEGWIVEPGAPGAPLPNSMPNFMFQDGSAFSFDRIDLG from the exons ATGGCGGCCATCTTACAAGCCAACATATGCGAGACGCAGAATACGCAGGCTAGCACGACACGTGCAACAGCTTCACGAGAAGAGATTCTCAAACTAGTGGAGCCGCATCACATGTACGCACATGTCTCTGACGGTTCCGTCCTGACCGGCCCTCCTTTGGTTATCGTCGAGGCTATGATCGAGCCATACTTTGAGATGGTAAACCCGCATATGCCTCTATGGACAAAGAAAAGCTTTTGCTACCTTATGGAATCTGCCCCAGAGTCTTCCAATGCATCAGATAAGCGCGCATATGATGTGTGCGCGAACAATCTGGTGCTGTTGACACTTCAGGCCAAATCCCTTCATTCCAGAGCAGTTTCGAGTAGAACCAGCACAGAAGCTTCTAGGGCGTCTTCCATCGATATGGACCTCATAAAATCATTCATCGCAAACGCAAAGCGGGCTTTGGAGAATGTCGAGTTGCTGCTCCTCAACCCCAGCCTTCTGACTTTGCAGGCTCTGTTGTCTCTC TGCCTAGTAGCGCAAACTTCTCTTTCGGAGGATGTTGCTGCGTTAGTATTCAGTTTCGCCGTCCACGTAGCCAAGTCTATCGGACTTCGCCACTGGAGCCCGGCGAACACTACCGAAAGAGCCAATGCCGAGGAGTGCCAGGAAAAACAGCAAGTCATGTACTGCATGGTATGCCTAAGCAgggccttggcctgggcTTCTGGTTTATCCTTCAACTTGCCCAGCGTTGATCTCCTTGAGCGCAGCCTCTCAACCTCGTCAACCACAAGCCATCTCGTCACTCGGGTCGCTCTTTTGCGACTCGAGGAGCAGATATATAGTGTTCTATACTCTGATGAGGCCACTGACCAAGGGCCCAGTGCCACTGGAAAGGTGGCTCTCAGTCAGGGTCGGAAACTGGATGACTGGGCAGCGAGCCACCCGGAGGAACTCGACGAAGGCCAATATTCTGGCACTCTCAACGGCAAACTGTGCCATGACCTCGCTGTGAGGTTTTACTCCATCCAGGCATTGGTCTTATGGCGTATTCCGGGGGATGCATCAATGTCTCCGTCAATACTCGGCGTTGCTCGGCGTTCTCTCCGATTCTTCCAAAGGCTGTGGACGGTGACCTCGGAAAGAGGACACCATCTGGACTTGGCTCT ACTCGTCGCTTCGTATCCTCCTGTGCCCTTCTTCGAGCTCTCTAGGCATGCCTTGACCAACCGGCAGGCCTCTGACGAGGACTGGGAACTTCTACACTCGTTCTCAAGCATGATTCGAATGTTCTCAGAGTGGGCTGAAGAAAACTCCTTGATGAAGAGACTGTTGAAGTTCTGCGACATCATGCTGCATTTGATTGACGCAGATCGCGAAGAGAAGTCCTCAAGGCGACCCGAGAGTCGGCCTGCATCAGTCGGCCAGGCTTACATACATACCTTGGAGCCAATCCCCGGAAACATGGTCCCGATAGTTCACCCATACGGAGGGGACTCTgtcgcttcctcctctcgTAGCACTTCCACACCGATCTCGGGGTTTGCTCAACCGATGCATCCAACTTCGGATACAGAGCCAGTCTCGCTTCCCACAGTGTCAGAATCAATCATTTCGTCGTCTTTAGGTTCGTTTGATGGCGTGTTTGGAGGAAGGCTGAGTCCGATTGGTGACTTGGAAGGATGGATCGTGGAACCTGGAGCCCCGGGGGCACCTTTACCCAACTCGATGCCGAATTTCATGTTTCAAGATGGCAGTGCTTTTTCGTTTGATAGAATCGATCTTGGGTGA
- a CDS encoding Mannitol 2-dehydrogenase, translated as MPLKLNSANLSTISSQQENRTVEIPTYDRTAVKDGIVHVGVGGFHRAHLAVYINHLIQKHNQNEWGICGVGLRPNDSAMRDVLESQDHLYTVIERSAKGSDAKVVGSINNFIFAPDNRQAVIDKMAHPDTHIVSLTITESGYYYNENTHQLQADHPDIQHDLKEENANAPISTFGFLYAALAKRHEQGLKPFTVLSCDNMQHNGTITRNMLKTFAGLRNPELAKWIDEEGAFPNSMVDRITPVTHQTDIDSLAETFGIEDAWPVVTEPFMQWVVENHFCDGRPPFEKVGVQVVHDTHDVEQFEKHKLRLLNASHSAMAYPGQLAGFQYVHEVMEHPLYRKFIWQMMQEEVKPLLPEIPGVDIDQYCNTLMERFSNPTIMDRIPRLALNASGKIPQFIMPSIAEQIWAKGPLRRLSFVVGAWFRYIHGVTDKGEKFEVEDPMLEQLEALAKAGGDDPRELLSIKMLFGDDLRDDKRFVDELTTAMQLIAKDGVMATMPKYVD; from the coding sequence ATGCCTCTCAAGCTCAACTCAGCGAACCTCTCTACAATCTCTTCACAGCAAGAGAACCGTACTGTGGAAATTCCTACCTACGACAGAACTGCCGTCAAGGATGGAATTGTCCACGTCGGCGTTGGTGGCTTCCACCGAGCTCACCTTGCCGTCTATATCAACCATTTGATTCAGAAGCACAACCAGAACGAATGGGGCATCTGCGGCGTCGGTCTTCGACCCAATGACTCTGCCATGCGCGATGTCTTGGAGTCTCAAGACCACCTGTACACCGTCATTGAGCGGTCTGCCAAGGGCAGCGACGCCAAGGTCGTCGGCAGCATCAACAATTTCATTTTTGCGCCCGACAACCGTCAGGCCGTTATCGACAAGATGGCTCACCCAGACACCCACATTGTGTCCCTGACCATCACCGAGAGTGGCTACTACTACAACGAAAACACCCACCAGCTGCAAGCCGACCATCCCGACATTCAGCACGATctgaaggaggagaacgCAAACGCCCCCATCAGCACCTTTGGCTTCCTCTACGCCGCTCTGGCCAAGCGCCACGAGCAGGGCCTGAAGCCCTTCACCGTCTTGTCCTGCGACAACATGCAGCACAACGGTACCATCACCCGCAACATGCTCAAGACGTTTGCTGGTCTGCGCAACCCAGAGCTCGCCAAGTGGATTGACGAGGAGGGAGCTTTCCCCAACTCCATGGTTGACCGCATCACTCCCGTTACCCACCAGACCGACATCGACTCGCTCGCAGAGACTTTCGGCATCGAGGACGCCTGGCCCGTTGTCACTGAGCCCTTTATGCAGTGGGTTGTTGAGAACCACTTCTGCGATGGCCGTCCTCCCTTTGAGAAGGTCGGTGTCCAGGTAGTCCACGACACCCACGATGTGGAGCAGTTTGAGAAGCACAAGCTCCGTCTTCTCAATGCCAGCCACTCCGCCATGGCCTACCCCGGCCAGCTCGCTGGTTTCCAGTACGTCCACGAGGTCATGGAGCACCCTCTTTACCGCAAGTTCATCTGGCAGATGATGCAGGAGGAGGTCAAGCCCCTGCTCCCCGAGATTCCCGGCGTCGACATTGACCAATACTGCAACACCCTTATGGAGCGCTTCTCCAACCCCACTATTATGGATCGAATTCCCCGTCTTGCCCTTAATGCCTCGGGCAAGATTCCTCAATTCATTATGCCTTCCATCGCCGAGCAGATCTGGGCGAAGGGTCCCCTCCGTCGCCTGTCCTTTGTCGTTGGCGCCTGGTTCCGCTACATCCACGGCGTGACCGACAAGGGTGAGAAGTTCGAGGTTGAGGACCCTATGCTCGAGCAGCTGGAGGCCCTTGCCAAGGCCGGCGGAGACGACCCCCGCGAGCTTCTCAGCATCAAGATGCTCTTCGGCGACGACTTGCGAGACGACAAGCGCTTCGTCGACGAGCTCACCACTGCCATGCAGCTCATTGCCAAGGATGGAGTCATGGCCACTATGCCCAAGTATGTTGATTAG
- a CDS encoding Aminotran-1-2 domain-containing protein yields the protein MPKVVPHIKEYLQAQEPQAPRMKDAPVFYRNLEEALDTRRVDQNLIVFRDFKEGVDFSSNDFLSLATTGLLRDEFFEELNRHPNFRLGATSSRLLDGNSSYMETIEKEIAEFHNAEDAIIVNSGYEANGAIYTAIPRPGDAIVYDELVHASTHDGMKNSVALTRVSFRHNDVDSLEETLAYIRDTQPLIQKGERSIIISVESIYSMDGDVCPLKEFVDVAKEVFPLGNAQFVVDEAHGTGVVGKQGGGLVQELGLEKEIAIRMHTFGKALASNGAVILSNSTVKTMLINFARGIIYTTAPSFLVLAGIRAGYNLLKADMTVKAQERVQYLVKLFFKTIQAHPAYERAAETGILRVPLADGYETRPFVTQVVPVWTRPHQNLFLVFHLQMAKYCAYPIDFPVVPKGAPRVRCVFHNHNTDAEVEGLAHTLYEWAQEMLDIEDGKVSSKIPVAARQAFTWTAEGETNGNGVKA from the exons ATGCCCAAGGTTGTCCCTCACATCAAGGAATACTTGCAGGCCCAGGAGCCGCAAGCTCCTCGCATGAAGGATGCCCCCGTCTTTTACCGCAACCTGGAGGAGGCTCTCGACACTCGTAGAGTGGACCAGAACCTCATTGTCTTCCGTGACTTCAAAGAGGGTGTGGATTTCTCATCCAACGACTTCCTATCTCTGGCCACCACTGGTCTCCTTAGAGACGAGTTTTTCGAGGAACTTAACCGTCACCCCAACTTCCGTCTTGGAGCTACAAGCTCTCGGCTTCTTGACGGAAATAGCAGTTACATGGAGACCATCGAAAAGGAGATCGCCGAGTTCCACAACGCCgaggatgccatcatcgtcaactcCGGCTATGAAGCGAACGGCGCCATTTACACTGCCATTCCTCGTCCAGGTGACGCGATAGTCTATGATGAGCTTGTCCACGCCAGTACGCACGATGGAATGAAGAACTCTGTGGCTCTAACCAGGGTGTCTTTCCGCCACAATGATGTTGACTCCCTGGAGGAGACCCTGGCCTATATCCGCGACACCCAACCCCTCATTCAAAAAGGCGAGAGGTCTATCATCATCTCTGTAGAGTCAATCTATAGCATGGATGGAGATGTCTGCCCTCTGAAGGAGTTTGTGGATGTTGCCAAGGAAGTCTTCCCCCTAGGCAATGCTCAGTTTGTCGTCGACGAGGCCCACGGCACTGGCGTTGTTGGAAAGCAGGGAGGTGGCCTTGTTCAAGAGCTTGGCCTCGAAAAAGAGATTGCAATTCGAATGCACACCTTTGGAAAGGCCCTGGCTTCCAATGGAG CTGTCATTCTTTCAAACTCAACAGTCAAGACCATGCTCATCAACTTTGCGCGTGGGATTATCTACACGACTGCCCCTAGCTTCCTTGTGCTGGCTGGTATTCGCGCTGGTTACAACTTGCTCAAGGCAGATATGACTGTGAAG GCTCAAGAACGGGTCCAGTACCTTGTCAAGCTCTTCTTCAAGACCATTCAGGCGCATCCTGCCTACGAGAGGGCTGCGGAGACTGGAATTCTCCGTGTCCCACTTGCCGATGGGTATGAGACCAGGCCTTTTGTTACCCAGGTGGTGCCTGTCTGGACTCGTCCTCATCAGAATCTCTTCCTGGTCTTCCATCTTCAGATGGCCAAGTACTGCGCGTACCCCATTGACTTCCCTGTCGTTCCCAAGGGCGCGCCACGTGTCCGTTGTGTGTTccacaaccacaacaccGACGCTGAGGTCGAAGGTCTGGCCCATACCCTGTACGAGTGGGCCCAGGAGATGCTTGACATTGAGGATGGAAAGGTTTCCTCCAAGATCCCGGTAGCAGCTCGCCAGGCCTTTACCTGGACTGCGGAAGGAGAGACCAATGGGAATGGCGTGAAGGCATAG